From Pseudomonas alcaligenes, a single genomic window includes:
- the murE gene encoding UDP-N-acetylmuramoyl-L-alanyl-D-glutamate--2,6-diaminopimelate ligase, with protein MPMPLNQLLPQAQSAVLIRELTLDSRKVRPGDLFLAVPGIAQDGRAHIVDAIARGAAAVAYEAEGSSVVSAKGAELVAIKGLANQLSAIAGRFYGEPSRALRLVGVTGTNGKTSVSQLLAQALDKLGERCGIVGTLGCGFYEALESGRHTTPDPIALQATLADLKQAGARALAMEVSSHGLEQGRVAALDFDVAVFTNLSRDHLDYHGTMEAYGAAKAKLFAWPELKCRVLNLDDDFGRQLAAEQHDSRLISYSLNDSAAYLYCRQASFDDHGIRAQLVTPQGEGHLHSPLLGRFNLSNLLAVVGALLGLNYGLDEILRVLPQLQGPVGRMQRFGGGQQPLVVVDYAHTPDALEKVLEALRPHVTGRLLCLFGCGGDRDSGKRPLMAAVAERLADVVLVTDDNPRTEDPQQIVADIRAGFAKPEQVEFVHGRGQAVAQLIAGAKVGDVVVLAGKGHEDYQEINGVRHAFSDLVETAKALQAWEVAHA; from the coding sequence ATGCCCATGCCACTCAACCAATTGTTGCCCCAGGCTCAGTCGGCGGTACTGATCCGCGAACTGACCCTGGACAGCCGCAAGGTACGCCCGGGCGACCTGTTCCTTGCCGTACCCGGCATTGCTCAGGATGGCCGCGCGCATATCGTCGATGCCATCGCCCGTGGCGCTGCCGCGGTGGCCTATGAAGCCGAAGGTTCCTCCGTGGTCAGCGCCAAGGGCGCCGAGCTGGTGGCGATCAAGGGGCTGGCCAACCAGCTGTCGGCCATCGCCGGACGCTTCTATGGCGAGCCGAGCCGTGCCCTGCGCCTGGTCGGCGTCACCGGCACCAACGGCAAGACCAGCGTCAGCCAGTTACTGGCCCAGGCTCTGGACAAGCTGGGCGAGCGCTGCGGCATCGTCGGCACCCTCGGTTGCGGCTTCTACGAGGCCCTGGAGAGCGGCCGCCACACCACCCCGGATCCGATTGCCCTGCAGGCCACCCTGGCCGATCTGAAGCAGGCCGGTGCCCGTGCGCTGGCCATGGAAGTGTCGTCCCATGGCCTGGAACAGGGCCGGGTGGCCGCCCTGGACTTCGACGTGGCGGTGTTCACCAACCTGTCGCGCGACCACCTCGATTACCACGGCACTATGGAGGCCTACGGCGCCGCCAAGGCCAAGCTGTTTGCCTGGCCCGAGCTCAAATGCCGGGTGCTCAACCTGGACGACGACTTCGGTCGCCAGCTGGCTGCCGAGCAGCATGACTCGCGCCTGATCAGCTACAGCCTGAACGACAGCGCTGCCTACCTGTACTGCCGTCAGGCCAGTTTCGACGACCACGGCATACGTGCCCAACTGGTCACCCCGCAAGGCGAGGGTCATCTGCACAGCCCGCTGCTCGGGCGTTTCAACCTGAGCAACCTGCTGGCCGTGGTCGGCGCGTTGCTCGGTCTGAACTACGGCCTGGACGAAATCCTGCGGGTGCTGCCGCAGCTGCAGGGGCCGGTCGGGCGCATGCAGCGCTTCGGCGGCGGCCAGCAGCCGCTGGTGGTGGTGGACTACGCGCACACCCCGGATGCCCTGGAAAAAGTACTCGAGGCCCTGCGCCCGCACGTGACCGGGCGCCTGCTGTGCCTGTTCGGCTGCGGTGGCGATCGCGACAGCGGCAAGCGCCCGCTGATGGCCGCGGTGGCCGAGCGCCTGGCCGATGTGGTGCTGGTCACCGATGACAACCCGCGCACGGAAGACCCGCAGCAGATCGTTGCCGATATCCGTGCCGGCTTCGCCAAACCGGAGCAGGTCGAGTTCGTTCACGGTCGCGGCCAGGCCGTTGCCCAGCTGATTGCCGGCGCCAAGGTTGGTGACGTGGTAGTGCTGGCCGGCAAGGGCCACGAGGACTATCAGGAGATCA
- a CDS encoding penicillin-binding protein 2, translated as MIGLEGALYPWRFRLVLALLALMVGAISWRIIDLHVIDHDFLQAHGDARSVRHIPIPAHRGLITDRNGEPLAVSTPVITLWANGKELAKAREQWPALAVALGQEPKSFAQRLEQASEREFMYLVRGLTPEQGEQILALKVPGVYSLEEFRRFYPAGEVAAHVIGFTDVDDRGREGVELAFDEWLAGVPGKRQVLKDRRGRLIKDVQVSQNAKAGKTLALSIDLRLQYLAHRELRNALIENGAKAGSLVMVDVKTGEVLAMVNQPTYNPNNRRNLQPAAMRNRAMIDVFEPGSTVKPLSMSAALQTGRWKPTDQVEVWPGSLQIGRYTIKDVSKTEGRVLDLTGILINSSNVGMSKIAFDIGGESIHDLMSNLGFGQDTGLGFPGERVGTLPSHREWRQAETATLSYGYGLSVTAVQLAHAYATLANNGKVLPLSMTRVDNKPEGAQVLPEDVAKTMQGMLQQVIEAPRGVFRAQVPGYHVSGKSGTARKATIGSKGYTANAYRSLFAGFAPSGNPRIALVVVIDEPSKAGYFGGLVSAPVFSKVMAGSLRLMNITPDNLPPPVDPSAALQQTADASGSKGGRI; from the coding sequence ATGATTGGGCTCGAAGGCGCTCTCTATCCCTGGCGCTTCCGCCTGGTGCTGGCGCTGCTGGCGCTGATGGTCGGGGCGATCTCCTGGCGCATCATCGACCTGCACGTGATCGACCATGACTTCCTCCAGGCCCATGGCGATGCGCGCAGCGTGCGCCATATCCCGATCCCCGCACACCGCGGCCTGATCACCGACCGCAATGGTGAGCCGCTGGCCGTCAGCACTCCGGTGATCACCCTGTGGGCCAACGGCAAGGAGCTGGCCAAGGCCCGTGAGCAGTGGCCAGCCCTGGCGGTCGCCCTCGGGCAAGAGCCGAAAAGCTTCGCCCAGCGCCTGGAACAGGCCAGCGAACGCGAGTTCATGTACCTGGTGCGCGGCCTGACCCCGGAGCAGGGCGAGCAGATTCTCGCGCTCAAGGTGCCGGGCGTGTACAGCCTGGAGGAATTCCGGCGTTTCTATCCGGCCGGCGAAGTGGCTGCCCACGTGATCGGTTTCACCGACGTCGACGACCGTGGCCGCGAGGGCGTGGAGCTGGCCTTCGACGAGTGGCTGGCCGGCGTGCCGGGCAAGCGCCAGGTGCTCAAGGATCGCCGTGGCCGTCTGATCAAGGACGTGCAGGTCAGCCAGAACGCCAAGGCCGGCAAGACCCTGGCCCTGTCCATCGACCTGCGCCTGCAGTACCTGGCTCACCGCGAGCTGCGCAATGCGCTGATCGAGAACGGCGCCAAGGCCGGCAGCCTGGTGATGGTCGACGTGAAGACCGGAGAAGTGCTGGCCATGGTCAACCAGCCGACCTACAACCCGAACAACCGCCGCAACCTGCAGCCGGCCGCCATGCGCAACCGCGCCATGATCGACGTGTTCGAGCCCGGCTCGACGGTCAAGCCGCTGTCGATGAGTGCCGCCCTGCAGACCGGGCGCTGGAAACCGACCGATCAGGTCGAAGTCTGGCCGGGCTCGCTGCAGATCGGCCGCTACACCATCAAGGATGTGTCCAAGACCGAAGGCCGCGTGCTCGACCTGACCGGCATTCTGATCAACTCCAGTAACGTCGGCATGAGCAAGATCGCCTTCGACATCGGCGGCGAGTCCATCCACGACCTGATGAGCAACCTGGGCTTCGGCCAGGACACCGGCCTCGGTTTCCCCGGCGAGCGCGTCGGCACGCTGCCGAGCCACCGCGAATGGCGCCAGGCCGAGACCGCCACCCTGTCCTACGGCTACGGCCTGTCGGTGACTGCGGTGCAGCTGGCCCACGCCTACGCCACCCTGGCCAACAACGGCAAGGTACTGCCGCTGTCGATGACCCGGGTGGACAACAAGCCCGAGGGCGCGCAAGTGCTGCCCGAGGACGTGGCCAAGACCATGCAGGGCATGCTCCAGCAAGTGATCGAAGCGCCGCGCGGAGTGTTCCGCGCCCAGGTGCCGGGCTACCACGTGTCCGGCAAGAGCGGCACGGCGCGCAAGGCCACCATCGGCAGCAAGGGCTACACCGCCAACGCCTACCGCTCGCTGTTCGCCGGCTTCGCGCCGAGCGGCAACCCGCGCATCGCCCTGGTGGTGGTGATCGACGAACCGAGCAAGGCCGGCTACTTCGGTGGCCTGGTTTCCGCCCCCGTATTCAGCAAAGTGATGGCCGGCTCTCTGCGCCTGATGAACATCACTCCGGACAACCTGCCGCCGCCGGTCGACCCGAGCGCGGCTCTGCAGCAAACCGCCGATGCTAGCGGTAGCAAGGGAGGGCGCATCTGA
- the ftsL gene encoding cell division protein FtsL, whose amino-acid sequence MSRLYAKPLPPGSLLLVLLFGAVLLSAIAVSYSAHWNRQLLNGLYAELSVRDKAQAEWGRLILEQSTWTAHNRIEALATGQLHMRIPEPAEVQMVAP is encoded by the coding sequence TTGAGCCGTCTGTACGCCAAGCCCTTGCCGCCCGGCAGCCTGCTGCTGGTGCTGTTGTTCGGCGCCGTGCTGCTGTCGGCCATCGCCGTGTCCTACAGCGCGCACTGGAACCGCCAGTTGCTCAACGGCCTGTACGCCGAGCTCAGCGTGCGCGACAAGGCCCAGGCCGAGTGGGGCCGGCTGATTCTCGAACAGAGCACCTGGACTGCGCACAACCGCATCGAGGCGCTGGCCACCGGGCAGCTGCACATGCGCATTCCCGAGCCGGCCGAAGTACAGATGGTGGCGCCATGA
- the rsmH gene encoding 16S rRNA (cytosine(1402)-N(4))-methyltransferase RsmH, giving the protein MTDSFRHITVLLDEAVDGLAVRADGCYLDGTFGRGGHSRLILERLGPDGRLLGFDKDPLAIATGNALAAEDGRFVVVQRSFAELGEETAVRGLAGKVDGILLDLGVSSPQLDDAERGFSFLNDGPLDMRMNPDAGISAAEFIATASADEIARVFKEYGEERFAKRMARAVVERRALKPFERTADLAAVLTEANPAWEKGKNPATRAFQGLRIHVNNELGDLERGLDAALETLAVGGRLSVISFHSLEDRIVKQFMKRHAKGEADNLPRDLPIIPKAFEPRLKLLGKPQFASEAELKANPRSRSAVLRVAEKLR; this is encoded by the coding sequence ATGACCGATAGCTTCCGCCATATCACCGTGCTGCTCGACGAAGCTGTCGACGGCCTCGCCGTGCGTGCGGATGGCTGCTATCTGGATGGCACCTTCGGCAGGGGAGGGCACAGTCGACTGATCCTCGAAAGGCTCGGGCCAGACGGGCGCCTGCTGGGTTTCGACAAAGACCCGCTGGCGATTGCCACAGGAAATGCACTGGCGGCCGAAGACGGCCGCTTCGTCGTTGTGCAGCGCAGCTTTGCCGAGCTGGGTGAAGAAACTGCCGTGCGTGGCCTGGCGGGCAAGGTCGACGGCATCCTGCTCGACCTCGGCGTGTCCTCGCCGCAGCTGGACGACGCCGAGCGTGGCTTCAGCTTCCTCAATGACGGCCCGCTGGACATGCGCATGAACCCGGATGCCGGCATCAGCGCCGCCGAGTTCATCGCCACCGCCAGCGCCGACGAGATCGCCCGGGTATTCAAGGAGTACGGCGAGGAGCGCTTTGCCAAGCGCATGGCCCGCGCTGTAGTCGAGCGCCGCGCGCTCAAGCCGTTCGAGCGTACCGCCGATCTGGCGGCCGTGCTGACCGAGGCCAATCCGGCCTGGGAAAAGGGCAAGAACCCGGCGACCCGCGCCTTCCAGGGCCTGCGTATTCACGTCAACAACGAGTTGGGCGACCTCGAGCGCGGCCTCGATGCGGCGCTGGAAACCCTGGCCGTGGGCGGCCGCCTGTCGGTGATCAGCTTCCACTCGCTGGAAGACCGCATCGTCAAACAGTTCATGAAGCGCCACGCCAAGGGCGAGGCCGACAATCTGCCGCGTGATCTGCCGATCATCCCCAAGGCTTTCGAGCCGCGCCTGAAGCTGCTGGGCAAGCCGCAGTTCGCTTCCGAGGCCGAGCTCAAGGCCAACCCGCGCTCGCGCAGCGCCGTGCTGCGCGTAGCGGAGAAGCTGCGTTGA
- the mraZ gene encoding division/cell wall cluster transcriptional repressor MraZ has protein sequence MFRGANAISLDAKGRLAMPSRYRDELVSRCAGQLIVTIDAVDPCLCVYPLPEWELIEAKLRDLPSLREETRRLQRLLIGNAVDIELDGSGRFLVPPRLRGHAGLDKHAMLVGQLNKFQLWNEDAWNALADADLAAIKQPGALPDDLRDLIL, from the coding sequence TTGTTTCGCGGAGCTAACGCCATCAGTCTCGACGCCAAAGGGCGACTCGCGATGCCGAGCCGGTATCGCGACGAGCTGGTTTCGCGTTGTGCTGGCCAGCTCATCGTCACCATTGATGCCGTCGACCCCTGCCTGTGCGTATACCCCCTGCCCGAATGGGAGCTGATCGAAGCCAAGCTGCGCGATCTGCCGTCCCTGCGTGAAGAAACCCGTCGCCTGCAACGCCTGCTGATCGGCAATGCCGTGGATATCGAGCTGGACGGCAGCGGCCGCTTCCTGGTGCCGCCGCGCCTGCGCGGGCATGCTGGCCTGGACAAGCACGCGATGCTGGTCGGCCAGCTGAACAAATTCCAACTGTGGAACGAGGATGCCTGGAACGCGCTTGCCGATGCCGACCTGGCCGCCATCAAACAACCCGGTGCTCTGCCGGACGACCTGCGTGATCTGATCCTGTGA